In one window of Eleutherodactylus coqui strain aEleCoq1 chromosome 10, aEleCoq1.hap1, whole genome shotgun sequence DNA:
- the LOC136581136 gene encoding nyctalopin-like: MSILSVILSGCFAKASNDVSNMTCPVVCQCSSDDEVFCNRVGIKNLPPDLPATSMLLNLAGNLIRILPFNTFRDVPALQILWINLNNLTFLYPGAFIALGNLKELNLSRNPRLTYLHAHTFRGLFSLLSLDLSHCNIFDIHPLVFSHVSSLEFLDLSSNKMHYIPQALRKLHNVTRLSLENNYIAAIGKNSFKYQQALEDLNLRRNRIWAIQVEAFNQLNKLSVLNLGHNSISHLPNQLFGGLDRLRIMYLEANRIDQINCSFNRLVHLKKLHLNNNRITHITHNAFSSLKQLQLLQLNKNNLTSLPNFLFSRMPKLKSVFLASNPWSCDCSMAWIANWMVTYEGTIVGLNCVFALSYRTTSEVFTHNAVVCIQDNMEEEDTCLENSIDSAPKLTVYSNLVTILSLSYSVFCVSLL, encoded by the coding sequence ATGTCGATCCTTTCGGTCATCCTCTCCGGCTGTTTTGCTAAGGCAAGCAATGATGTAAGCAACATGACCTGCCCTGTTGTCTGTCAATGCTCTTCTGATGATGAAGTCTTTTGCAATAGAGTCGGGATTAAAAATTTACCTCCAGATCTGCCTGCTACCTCCATGCTACTGAACCTGGCAGGGAACCTAATACGGATCCTTCCTTTCAACACTTTCCGTGATGTACCTGCCCTTCAGATACTGTGGATCAACCTGAACAACCTGACGTTCCTGTATCCCGGTGCTTTTATCGCTCTTGGTAATCTTAAAGAATTAAATCTTAGCCGAAACCCAAGATTGACCTACCTCCATGCCCACACCTTCCGTggcctcttctccctcctctcttTGGATCTGTCTCATTGCAACATCTTTGACATCCATCCTCTTGTATTCTCACATGTATCATCTTTGGAATTTCTTGATTTGAGCTCCAATAAGATGCATTACATTCCGCAGGCGTTGAGGAAGCTCCACAACGTCACCAGGTTATCCCTGGAGAATAATTACATAGCAGCCATCGGAAAAAATTCTTTCAAGTATCAACAAGCCTTGGAAGATCTTAATCTACGAAGAAACCGGATTTGGGCCATTCAAGTGGAAGCCTTCAACCAACTGAACAAACTGAGTGTGCTAAATTTAGGGCATAACTCGATATCCCATTTGCCTAATCAGCTTTTTGGTGGATTAGACCGCTTAAGGATTATGTACCTAGAAGCTAATAGGATTGATCAAATCAATTGCTCCTTTAATAGACTCGTACATTTGAAAAAGCTACATCTGAACAACAACCGTATAACGCACATCACGCACAACGCATTCTCATCCCTCAAACAGCTTCAGTTGCTTCAACTGAACAAAAATAATCTGACCTCTCTTCCCAATTTTTTGTTCTCCCGTATGCCCAAGCTGAAGAGCGTCTTCCTTGCTTCCAACCCATGGAGCTGCGATTGTAGCATGGCTTGGATCGCCAACTGGATGGTAACTTACGAAGGGACGATCGTAGGCTTGAACTGCGTCTTTGCATTGTCCTACAGGACAACCTCTGAGGTCTTCACCCACAACGCAGTGGTCTGCATTCAAGATAACATGGAGGAGGAGGACACATGTCTGGAGAACTCCATCGATTCCGCTCCAAAATTGACTGTTTATTCAAACCTTGTAACCATTCTAAGTCTTAGCTACTCTGTCTTCTGTGTAAGTCTACTATGA
- the LOC136580941 gene encoding uncharacterized protein, whose translation MEQGFFKDEANNWVAPLPFKTQRRHLPDNRDQALKRFFSLRRNLLRRPDMSEHFFTFMGKIFGNGHAEVAPPLREKEEHWYLPIFGVYHPKKPGQIRVVFDSSSQYEGVSLNDVLMTGPDLNNTLLGVLIRFRKGLISIVADIQQMFHCFLVKEEHRNFLRFFWFKDNDQTKDIMEYRMKVHVFGNSPSPAVAIYGLKRSAREGEEEYGQDVRQFVERDFYVDDGLKSLPSPDAAIDLLKRTQSMLACSNLKLHKIASNSKAVMKAFPTQDHANDLKDLDLATATIPLQRSLGLNWDLNNDTFTFQVDQKPKPFTRRGVLSTINSIYDPLGFAAPVTIQGKMLLRDLTADTCDWDSPLSPEKETLWVKWRDSLVALSDLHVPRPYAHVPIAEVKSKELCVFCDASVKAIAAVAYLKTIDIKGQTHIGFVMGKAKLAPSPEPTIPRLELCAAVLAVELAELIVTEIDMTLDDTEFHTDSKVVLGYIYNESRRFYVYVHNRVHRIRKSSKPTQWRYVPTDHNPADHATRAVPAPLLKDTTWLTGPTFLYKPVLDTHKKSTYELLDPDSDAEVRPQVSTLITTLSSKQLGSKRFNRFSTWKSLNRAVSCLIHIARTFRATPARSSHCRGWHRCPKGYTVDELTQAKDVVIHCVQQEIYARELESLQNQKNVPKDSSLRKLDPYIDANGLLRVGGRVSNAQLDSNECHPVILPNDHVASLLVRHYHEQTKHQGRLFTEGALCTAGFWIVGAKRLVSNVIFRCVTCRKLRGTFQSQKMASLPADRLSTEPPFTNVGLDVFGPWSVTTRRTRGGEANSKRWAVLFTCMSIRAVHIEVIESLDTSSFINALRRFISIRGPVKQIRSDRGTNFIGACKELNIPSNIDSDHVGRYLANQGCTWSFNPPHSSHMGGSWERMIGIARRILDSIFLHEGTSRLTHETLTTLMAEVVAIINARPLMPISRDPDDPPLLTPSTLLTQKFDAITAPAGEFDSKDLYKCQWRRVQSLANVFWEKWRKQYISTLQTRNKWHSSKPNMEVGNVVLVKDSQSKRNEWPMGLITKVFPSEDGKVRKVEVKLCKQNEPKLFFRPVTELILLLTTKRS comes from the coding sequence ATGGAACAAGGCTTTTTCAAAGATGAAGCAAACAATTGGGTGGCACCACTTCCTTTCAAAACTCAGAGACGCCatctccccgacaacagagatcaAGCACTGAAGCGCTTTTTCTCACTCAGACGCAACCTTCTAAGAAGGCCAGATATGAGTGAACATTTCTTCACATTCATGGGGAAGATATTTGGAAACGGTCATGCGGAAGTTGCTCCACCTCTAAGAGAAAAGGAGGAACACTGGTACCTGCCAATCTTTGGTGTCTACCACCCTAAGAAGCCAGGACAGATCCGGGTAGTATTTGACTCCAGTTCACAGTATGAAGGAGTCTCCCTCAATGATGTTCTCATGACCGGACCAGACCTCAATAACACACTATTAGGAGTGCTCATTAGGTTCCGTAAAGGATTAATTTCCATTGTTGCCGACATACAGCAGATGTTTCATTGTTTTCTAGTGAAAGAAGAACATAGGAACTTCTTGAGATTCTTCTGGTTTAAAGACAACGACCAAACCAAAGACATAATGGAATACCGAATGAAAGTACATGTTTTTGGCAACAGCCCATCTCCTGCAGTCGCCATCTATGGACTCAAAAGGTCTGCCCGAGAAGGTGAAGAAGAATATGGACAAGATGTCAGGCAGTTTGTAGAAAGAGACTTTTATGTGGACGATGGCCTGAAATCACTTCCATCACCAGATGCAGCAATCGACCTACTCAAAAGAACCCAAAGTATGCTTGCTTGTTCGAACCTCAAACTCCATAAGATAGCTTCAAACAGCAAGGCTGTCATGAAAGCCTTTCCCACTCAAGATCACGCCAATGACCTGAAGGATCTAGACTTGGCAACGGCCACAATACCCTTGCAGCGCAGCCTAGGGCTCAACTGGGACCTCAACAACGACACCTTTACCTTTCAGGTGGATCAAAAGCCAAAACCATTCACACGACGCGGTGTCCTATCTACGATCAACAGCATCTACGACCCGCTTGGGTTTGCAGCTCCCGTGACCATTCAAGGTAAGATGCTGCTCAGAGACTTGACTGCAGATACATGCGATTGGGACTCCCCACTTTCCCCAGAGAAGGAGACATTGTGGGTAAAGTGGAGAGACTCCCTGGTAGCATTATCCGACCTACACGTTCCTAGGCCGTATGCACACGTGCCTATTGCAGAGGTCAAGTCTAAAGAGCTGTGTGTATTTTGTGATGCCTCAGTGAAAGCAATTGCTGCAGTTGCCTACCTCAAAACGATTGACATTAAGGGCCAGACACATATTGGGTTTGTGATGGGAAAGGCAAAACTGGCACCATCTCCTGAGCCTACCATACCGAGGCTGGAGCTTTGTGCTGCCGTTCTGGCAGTAGAACTAGCTGAACTCATTGTGACAGAAATAGATATGACACTTGATGACACAGAATTTCATACAGATAGCAAAGTAGTGCTGGGCTACATTTACAATGAGTCTAGGAGATTCTATGTGTATGTGCATAACAGAGTCCATAGGATTAGAAAGTCATCAAAACCTACTCAGTGGCGCTATGTACCGACTGATCACAACCCAGCAGATCATGCTACAAGAGCTGTACCAGCACCACTCCTTAAAGATACCACATGGCTCACAGGGCCAACTTTCCTTTATAAACCAGTACTGGATACTCACAAGAAAAGCACCTATGAACTGCTAGACCCAGATTCCGATGCAGAGGTTCGCCCTCAAGTTTCCACGCTCATTACGACACTTTCTAGCAAACAGCTGGGATCTAAACGTTTTAACAGGTTCTCAACTTGGAAGTCACTAAACCGCGCTGTAAGTTGCTTAATTCATATCGCCAGAACCTTCAGAGCCACGCCAGCAAGATCAAGTCATTGCAGAGGTTGGCACCGCTGTCCAAAGGGCTATACAGTGGATGAACTTACACAGGCCAAGGACGTTGTCATCCATTGTGTGCAACAAGAGATTTACGCAAGAGAACTAGAATCACTCCAAAATCAAAAGAATGTGCCTAAAGATAGTTCCCTCAGGAAACTTGACCCATATATAGATGCTAATGGACTGTTGAGAGTTGGAGGACGTGTCTCAAATGCACAGCTTGATAGTAACGAGTGCCATCCTGTAATACTCCCTAACGATCATGTTGCGTCTCTACTTGTGCGGCATTACCATGAACAGACTAAACACCAGGGACGTTTGTTCACTGAGGGAGCTCTATGTACAGCTGGATTTTGGATAGTTGGAGCCAAAAGACTTGTgagtaatgtcattttcagatgtGTTACATGCCGGAAACTCCGTGGTACGTTTCAGTCGCAGAAAATGGCTAGCCTCCCTGCTGACCGACTCAGCACTGAACCACCGTTCACAAATGTTGGGCTCGACGTGTTTGGCCCATGGTCCGTCACCACGCGGCGCACTAGAGGAGGCGAAGCAAACAGCAAACGCTGGGCTGTCCTATTCACTTGTATGAGCATCAGGGCAGTGCACATAGAAGTTATTGAGTCTTTGGACACATCCAGCTTCATAAATGCATTAAGACGCTTCATTTCTATAAGAGGTCCAGTCAAGCAAATCCGTTCTGATAGAGGTACCAATTTCATTGGAGCGTGTAAAGAGTTGAATATTCCCTCAAACATTGACAGCGACCATGTAGGAAGATATCTTGCGAACCAAGGTTGCACATGGTCATTTAACCCTCCACATTCTTCTCACATGGGCGGCTCATGGGAGCGTATGATCGGCATAGCACGTAGGATCCTTGATTCGATATTCCTCCACGAGGGCACTTCAAGACTCACCCATGAGACCCTCACAACTCTTATGGCTGAAGTAGTAGCTATCATAAACGCGAGACCATTAATGCCAATATCCAGAGATCCAGATGACCCTCCTTTGCTTACTCCTTCTACTCTACTCACGCAAAAGTTCGATGCAATTACAGCTCCTGCTGGTGAGTTTGATTCTAAAGACTTGTACAAGTGTCAATGGAGACGGGTACAAAGCTTGGCAAATGTGTTTTGGGAAAAGTGGAGGAAACAATACATCTCAACTTTACAGACTAGGAATAAGTGGCATTCCAGTAAACCCAACATGGAAGTTGGCAATGTTGTTCTTGTCAAGGACTCTCAGTCAAAAAGAAACGAATGGCCTATGGGACTCATAACCAAGGTTTTTCCTAGTGAAGACGGGAAAGTCAGAAAGGTGGAAGTCAAATTGTGCAAACAAAATGAGCCTAAACTCTTCTTCAGACCTGTTACAGAACTAATTTTATTACTCACAACGAAGAGGTCTTAA